The genomic segment AGATAAAAAACGTTGGTTTCGAACATGGAAAGGAATGTATTgaagaaatgagaaaagcCGGCAGGCTTTCGCGTTTCAATGAATGGTCTGTGCAAAGCgtcccgaaaaaagaaacccattCATTGAATGAGTAagtgatttttatttatttatttatgtaaCGAAGAGTAATATTGACGCTTTCATTTGATTCTAGGTATTCCTTCGTAGATTTGGCACAGCTGGTATGTAAAGTACCAGAAACTCATCCGGAGCGAGTATACTCATCCAGCGAGGAAGATTATTACGATGGATATGCGTCCGAACCATCTAGTAAGCCTTCAGTGAAGAAGGGAATGCAAGCAAatcggccggccggtggaTCGCTCTCCGAGAACGAAATCGATTCTGATGAACTCGAAATCCCACGGCCATTCATACCTTTTGCGGGAGCACACAAAACAAGAAATGATCAGAAACAATCATAAGCATCTATAGTAATACATCAGATTCGGGTTCCTACGTTAGCGAAAATTGATTTGTGCTCATGTGACTTTGATGCCAACCTTTGATGGTGTATTGAATTCTTGATTTAGTCACATATTATCGAATATAATATTGTTGGCCACTTAGAAGGCATCGATATATGTTGAATTCTATCAACAGATTTCAAACAAATGTCTTACAGCTGTTTAAGTTTGTTGgtatattttaaattaatcttCTTCATATAAACTATCGGTTTTGAGTATCCTTCTTTCGAATTTGTCAGAGAATCTACGAAGCTGTgaattttgcaataaatagATAATCATCAAAACCTGCTGAATCTTTTCGCTTTCACGATTACAGTAACACGTACTAGGGCGACGAAGGTggcacacaatctgtacagcAAAATGCCCAAGTCAAACTCAAGTCAGTTCAATTGCCACATGATGCGCTTGCCTTCTGAGGAGCGTTAAGCCTTGCCCTGCTGGATTTTAATATGAATATGGGGAAACGATATCGCGTCAAAAAGAAGGCAGTTGAAGTTAGAGCTCGTTGCTTGAAATATTAGCTCATTCGAACGCCTAGATATGGCTGGTTTAcattgatttggtttttgctcACTGTTTTGCGCATAATCATTCTcataataaattcattttagAATCGTCCCAGTCAGACAATCGTTCACATGACCATGGAAATAATTCAATGTGACGCACGGTACAGTCCCTCTTATTTAATGCAATACATTCAAATTTCATCCTGTAACTCTGTTCGGCCTACATCCTTTCCAACGCACTACTTGTGCCGGTATGTGCTCCGAAACCGCTAGGTGGTACTACTTGTTCACGGCTTGCGTGTATTGCTAGGATCTGAAAATATCCAACTACATGTTGGATATATTTTACTTTTGCATATATCACAGATACATGTATCACAATAGCGCTATGAATCGTGGAAGTCTCATAAAAGCGCCTTACTCTTCAACTCACTAACGGGCATCATTCGGCAAAATGGGCCACATATTTGAatataaaacattcaaaacctACCGCCGAATCAATCGGCATAATGGGCCACTTGAATTGCCATAAAACATGCAAACCCTATCCCGTATCCCTTGGGTCTGTGTTGTTTCGAAAGTACTACCGGTGCCAGTACGTGGACCGGAACTACTAGTTGCTACGACTCGCATGCAGTGCTAGAATATGATCTTATTCATTGCGTTTCACATTTGCACTCTGCATCGTTAGTATCTCTTAAGAGCGCTATATGCATCAAGAGGTTTACATGCAACCATTCAGCATTACGGTCCGCCGTATATGATCCACGCTCAAAATTGATGGTTATATGCATATACTAATGTAGAAGAAAACGTATCATTCATACCATTCAGTAGTAcgcaaatataaatataacaTCGAACGGATGGTCGCAAACTATCCATTAATCTTCGATTAACAAGGCCGGCCTTATTCATCACAGTACATTAGCCGGTTTCACAGCACATCCTGGTGCCATTTTATATATCTGGAGACGTACCTTAAAATCTGAAGGGTCTGAAAGTGAGCATGTCATTAGTCATTCAAACGGCTCTGCAATGTCTGGTGGCAACGTACCGATTTTTGGCGCTCTTTTTCATCGATTGTCGGTGGCTATCAAAGCGACTACCTAGCCCGGTGTTCAGTGTCGCTTGCTGATGGAGAttattgctgctgcaggtACTGCTCGGAACCTGCTGATTGGTTCGTGGTTGCTCGtcgacggtcggttggttcttCTGGCGGCGGTTACGGCGCGACAGACAGATATGCTTCAGCTTCCGCCACACGTTGTGCCAACGGTGTTCTCGGTTGCAGCCGGAAGTCGTAGATGTAACGATTGGCGTTGAAATCATTTGCGGCTGCGACGGTATCACAATCTGTAAATTACGGAGGGGGATCAAGGGTTGAAGCAGTCTTAAATAATAGCTGTGTCTGCGAATTCAACTTTACCGGCTCGTAGATGTGCTGCTGACCGTTCATCGGAATCTCCTCTTGCGATTCCCTCATCGCCTCTTGATAACTGTTGTGCAGCCCGGTGTGCCTGCCTTTGGGCAGCTTCTGCTCCCGGTGCTTGGGCTGATGCTGGACCCACTTTGCCGGCACATCACCAAACGTATCCGGAGCGATTGTCTTCGTCGTcagctcctgctgttgttccTCAGCAGCTAACAGCGTCCCTGACAGTCCGATCTTTGAATCGTCATTACCAGCAAGCACCGTTGTGTCAAGATTGCTAAAGTAGGTAAGGGTACtggtgaagctgctgttgcaagTATTCATGTCTAGCACCACCGCGCTCTGTTGCCCCAGTTGAGCTTGCTGTCGCTCCAGATAGCACTCCAGTATCTCGCTGGCAGTCATATCTCGGCCTCTGGTTTGTGGAAATAGATCGGTACATAGGATTAGATCGATTTTAGCATACACCTGAAGGCAACTCAACGGGCTGAAGGCGTGAACGTGTCTGTTTTATTCGGCGAGGGCCTCGGACTAGTAGTCGAGAGACCATTAGAGCTAATACGGCATACGGAACTGCATCCCCACAGTATCCTAGCACTTGCCAGGGGCCTTACGTACCTTTTAGGCCGCGTAAGAAAGTGAAATGCCTTTGTGATTATCTTATGGGCACACTCATCGTCGCAATGTTCACGATCTTCCCGGTTTTTCTCCGCTACTCCCATTATGTGCTGGCTCGTTGGTGTAGTCATCGACGACGTCGCTTTGGGATGGAATGCTGGTGAAGGGCTGGCAGTTACGATGGAACGATTTTGGAATGGTGGaacctcctgctgctggttcttgcGTCGCGGTGGTTTCGGGGGAATCGGCTTACGGCGCTGGCTGCTTCCGCTGCGAGTCGATGTCTCGTCAATTTTTTGCTTGAGCGCCCTGGCTAAACCTTGCTCTTTACCCAGGGACGTCCAAACCGACGATAACATCAGGATGCTTGGATGGCTGCAATGAGATGGTTTCGCTATCAGTCCTCCGGGCATGAGCAGTCTTCCCCTCGCCCACAAACACCCTTGTATCAAAGTTTCCGAGagtcctttttcctctttttaacCAATTGCCATGCCAGGAACCCATACCAGACAATTCACGTAATTGTGTATTCGTTTCGAGCTGGCGTACGCCATTTTGATTCTttgttggtgatgattatGCAGCCATTTCAACAGGACTGAAGTCATAGTATTAAGAATaaatctgctgctgcccaaGACTGTAGTAAAGCCATTGTAAAGGGTCCTGCAATCTAGCGCGAGCGATCCACTGATCTGGTTGATCGGGTTTATCGGCCGTAAGGGGACCGAAGAAGTAATGTTACAGAGTTCAATGATCGCACGCTGCATTCACCGGTCAATTCCCTTGCTCAATACAAAATGGCGTACCTGGCTCGCTCGATCTCGGTTAGCGGCGTCATATCGTACGAATTGTAATGCGGTTTGTAAGGTCCAACCTGTACTATTCCAAGCAACTGCCTACGCAGAGCGTCATGTCGCAAGGATAGCTTGTTCTTACTTTTTATAGGTATACGTTTTACGTTGAACCATCATACCCAGTGGCACCGTGGTTTATTGTTGCGTATAACCTCAACGTGTCGTTTACTTACTTGAACTGCTCTTGATCCAGCTTTTCGCTCGGTTCTGGTACAATCGATTAGCAAACGAGTACTGTATTACTGATAGAACAGCCtacttcactttttttttctattttcaacataaaatgcaCGATAGACTCAACAAGTGAAAATCACGCAAACGATCCGACACCACGGCTAAAGATCGACTTCTCGGAAATGCCTCGATAGGGAAACGGCGCCTCGATCGCTTGTCCCATCCTTAAATACTTCTAGCACTCCCGAACGCAAACACATTCACTACAGGTGCTTTAACATCAAAAGTAATTTACTCACACTTAGCGTTTACTTTTACCCCTTTCGTATCACACCAAAATATCCGCAAATGTTCACACATAACAGCCGCAGCTGTCCATTCGTTTATTTGGTAACACTGTgtacacaccgcacagaatctggaGATATTGTACGTAGgcccaaagtgtctataggaaacaggtgaagtcatcccgaacaaaatcgttcgcgacgattagaaaaatgaatgaaaaaagcTGACAGTTCGTGCCTTTGTTTTGGTATTACGGtacgctgtattcgctttgcgAAGCAAAAAATCAAAGTTCTAGCtcaaggaactgctcgtttgatcatttaaacaggcaaaagtACATAGTATGCCTGATAACACCATTGATCTTTACCGGAAttaaacgcacgctggtttggtgatgaacgtaaacagctGACAGTTATTTGACGTTTGGTGCTTTATGTCAAATTGCTAttacttcacctgtttccagTAGACACTTTGCGTAGGCCCAGAAAATTTCTGTGCGGACGCATCTGTCATTTTCGTCTTGCGGTTCTAATCGGTTACAGACCGGTTCTGTCAAACTGGTCTGTGATGTATGTGATTTGACAGATGACGCTCAGATTCTGGGCAGTGTGTACGCTAGACACAGAAAAAACCGGCAGATTCTGCGCTcagattctgtgcggtgtATACACAGCGTAAAACGGTAATACTGTAGAACTGCCCCAGTGCGATTTACTGTGATACTCTTTTCGGTAAAAGACTGAAATAGGCCCCCTCCTCACATGGTGCGTTACTGACTGATCGAAAATAtcgctttttaactgatttaATGAAACCTTTTCACTCCTTCCTCCTACTTTAATACATTATTTTACGTTTCCGCGTATTTTAATGTAGAGTTGGGTACCAAAATTGTAgaaattagcgattttttcggtcactcagtagctcaccgtgagtgggggtcctattttagtcttttaccttTTAGTCtttggtaaaagactaaaataggccccccactcacggtgagctactgagtgaccgaaaaaatcgctaatttctacatttttggtAGCCAAATCTccattaaaatatgcggaaacgtaaattaatgtattagggaaggggggagtggtgaaaaaaatacatttaatcagttaaaaagtggtttttgcggtcactcagtagctcaccgtgagtgggagggcctattttagtcttttaccggtaaaagactaaaataggcccctccccactcacggtgagttactgagtgaccgaaaaaccgctttttaactgattaaatgtattttttcacccctccccccttccctaatacattaatttacgtttccgtaTATTAAAATGGGGATTTGGCTATCAAAATTGTAGAAATTGgcgattttttcggtcactcagtagctcaccgtgagcgggggggcctattttagtcttttaccggtaaaagactaaaataggccctcccactcacggtgagctactgagtgaccgcaaaaaccgctttttaactggttaaatgtaactttttcactcctcctcccttccttaatacggtaaaagactaaaataggaccccccactcacggtgagctactgagtgaccgaaaaaatcgctaatttcTACAATTTTGATAGCCAAATCTCCATTttaatatgcggaaacgtaaattaatgtattagggaaggggggaggggtgaaaaaatacatttaatcagttaaaaagcggtttttcggtcactcagtaactcaccgtgagtgggggggggggggggctattttagtcttttaccctTTTACCGTTCTGCGAGTTTACACTAGAGCTTACACTTCGTCTGTCCCTGGCTTTATCGATCTATCGTTTTACCCTGTTCACTGCTAACTGGGTGCCGCGAGTGATGTGAACATGGCCGTAGAAGTCCATTTTCTGTTTGTCAATTGGGAAACTGTCAATTTAGGCAAAGGTATCCAGTAAAGAAGCGCCACCGGTTCTGAACTTCTCATCATTGAAAACTGTTGTAAGCTAATTTTTATTCCAAGTTTCACGCAAAAGGCCTTCACCAGCGTAAGTAGCAATATTATGAAACGTTTCCTCGGGATCTCAATATTAGTTTAGCGTTGTCCTAAGTACGAAAATTCTATTGGTACATACGTGAGAAGCATACCCTTTCTATGGTTTCTATATATTTCAAACCCAtcatcatttcccttttctcggTTGGTAAGTTCTTGCACTCGTAATTATGTCTGTCGGACAAATGTAAGGGGtataatgttttaattaagtAAGCATTCTGTGTCACGTATGGTGTTCGCTAGTGACCAGCGTGTTGTTCACGAAAATTCAAGAAAATAGTGCGCGCTTGCTGCGTTTGGACCGTTTCTCTTCATTCTCGAATGCTAACCGAGCAATGCGTTGTTGACCGTTTCTCTTTATTCTATAATTCTAACCGAGCAATGTATTGTTCCCACAAGAAAATAGCACGCTGATCCTTCTTCTATACTCTCTAATTCGCAACGAAAAATGCGTTGCAATTTGGAAGCACATGTGTCCACCCACTTATGCTTAATTTGTGTAGTCTTACAAACTGTATACCTATAAAATATAGACTTCGTCCAGTTTTAATTaagcatttttttctaattattTTTGCAGTGTAAACAAGTACTTCAATTACTGTACGATGAACAATGGTCCGCCGAGGAGTTGGGTTCCAACGTATGCTATGTCGGCAAATTCCGATTTATTTGTAAAGGTAGCCACATTCCACCAGAATAAAATCGACCAATACGTTACGTGTGTAATGCAAGCGAGCGACCAGTACGCATCAACTGGAAGTATTACCTACGCAGCGTTTAACCTGGTTGGACGTCCAACTCATTTTCCAAATATGGGCGATTTCGCCGACACCTATCTGACGGTGAGTTGCTTTGTGTGTTAGTTTTAGCTGGAGtttagtttttccttttgtgttttgtttcgcagAGCCGGTACGGAAACTGGTGGCTACAACTGCCCTCAGCTGGCGAAGAGTTCGGGCTTCAGAACGTTCCCGATAATCTGAAGCCGTCTGATTCATATATACTGTGCTGTTTCGACGACAACGTGTACCCTTTGGAGCTAGAAGCATGTGAAACATTAAGCGCTGGAGCAATACAGAAAGTGTGGATGCGTACCACTATGAACACAGAGACGCGCCACACCCGTTGGGCTTTACTATGGGACCGAGCAGTAGACCCATTGGAAAACATCGATTCTACAAATGCAGCAATACGCAATCCATTTACTATCAAACTTCGGCAACTTCATGAACCGGGACAAACCCTAATGATAGAGCTCAACCATCGTGATTTGGACTATCACGCTGGGCTAGACAGCATAATGTTGAAGGGTGGCACCGATCCCCCTGTTTACATTCCGTGTCCACTAAATCTATCTAGACAGCAAGAAGATCAACACCAGATAATATCTCAAAATAACTCATCGACTAGAATCGATCAACTACCAGAGGAGCTACTCTTTGGTATTTTCCAATATTTGGATCTCATGTCACTGGCTCGAGTAGCGCGTGTGTGCACTAGGTTTCAACAAACAGCGCAGGACTCGTGCTTATACTTCGAGATTAACTTGCGGCCGTACTGGATGATGACATCGCCGCAATTGTACAACTGGGTTTCGAAACGAGCCAAGCTTTGTCGCAAACTGAACGTGTCCTGGAATACGGACTCGGACAGGCAGCTGGCGATGGAGTTACTGTCGTAAGTAAACGAAAAGAGAAGCTATCGAACATGATGCCTAGATTACTTCCATATTTACAGGCTATTGAGGGCGTGCTGTAACACATTAACTCATTT from the Anopheles aquasalis chromosome X, idAnoAquaMG_Q_19, whole genome shotgun sequence genome contains:
- the LOC126581325 gene encoding uncharacterized protein LOC126581325, which produces MLSSVWTSLGKEQGLARALKQKIDETSTRSGSSQRRKPIPPKPPRRKNQQQEVPPFQNRSIVTASPSPAFHPKATSSMTTPTSQHIMGVAEKNREDREHCDDECAHKIITKAFHFLTRPKRGRDMTASEILECYLERQQAQLGQQSAVVLDMNTCNSSFTSTLTYFSNLDTTVLAGNDDSKIGLSGTLLAAEEQQQELTTKTIAPDTFGDVPAKWVQHQPKHREQKLPKGRHTGLHNSYQEAMRESQEEIPMNGQQHIYEPIVIPSQPQMISTPIVTSTTSGCNREHRWHNVWRKLKHICLSRRNRRQKNQPTVDEQPRTNQQVPSSTCSSNNLHQQATLNTGLGSRFDSHRQSMKKSAKNRPFRF
- the LOC126578619 gene encoding F-box/LRR-repeat protein 4, translating into MNNGPPRSWVPTYAMSANSDLFVKVATFHQNKIDQYVTCVMQASDQYASTGSITYAAFNLVGRPTHFPNMGDFADTYLTSRYGNWWLQLPSAGEEFGLQNVPDNLKPSDSYILCCFDDNVYPLELEACETLSAGAIQKVWMRTTMNTETRHTRWALLWDRAVDPLENIDSTNAAIRNPFTIKLRQLHEPGQTLMIELNHRDLDYHAGLDSIMLKGGTDPPVYIPCPLNLSRQQEDQHQIISQNNSSTRIDQLPEELLFGIFQYLDLMSLARVARVCTRFQQTAQDSCLYFEINLRPYWMMTSPQLYNWVSKRAKLCRKLNVSWNTDSDRQLAMELLSLLRACCNTLTHLRMSYNAAVTEDLLQVVFQNCPKLQELSIDGRCSEDRYPFVIGPGVLTNLVRLNLADSGWLDTSMLLQIVSQSPNLKHLNINFCNSLALPELFELLGNNNHQLISLNAVKAGTLTSEALCCLAGCTQLQELDVGWTFQELNWQTEHLRTLLIACPMIKKLFMSAARDLQDNDLFSIAGACSMLEQLSLVGCNNISARGIQQVLEHCKNLKLLDISHCEGIEHESVLAWQNTYGTEIKRIQPTHNIDG